In a single window of the Halomicroarcula saliterrae genome:
- a CDS encoding DsbA family protein: MKTPTRREFVAGGVALAAATAGCLGGDSGSESPELGTIAESTTPTGGQPLPSPVAGDPDADVTVAAFEDYACPHCGTYSLEVFPQLAADYLETDQVRYEFHDYPIPVDQRDSWQAANAARTVQAEAGDQAYFRYSERLFRNQDSLGSETYGSQADGLGVAAETVRTGATERRYDETVAADRALGVDRGVQGTPAIFVDGAPVEWQEIAYDPVKEAIEAARGQ; encoded by the coding sequence ATGAAGACTCCGACACGCCGAGAGTTCGTCGCCGGGGGCGTCGCGCTCGCGGCGGCGACCGCCGGCTGCCTCGGGGGCGATAGCGGGAGCGAGTCGCCGGAGCTCGGCACGATAGCCGAGTCGACGACGCCGACGGGCGGGCAACCGCTGCCGTCGCCGGTCGCCGGCGACCCCGACGCCGACGTGACCGTCGCTGCCTTCGAGGACTACGCCTGTCCGCACTGCGGAACGTACTCCTTAGAGGTGTTCCCCCAGCTCGCCGCCGACTATCTCGAAACGGACCAGGTCCGGTACGAGTTCCACGACTACCCCATCCCGGTCGACCAGCGCGACTCCTGGCAGGCCGCAAACGCCGCCAGAACGGTGCAGGCCGAAGCCGGCGACCAGGCGTATTTCCGCTATTCGGAGCGGCTCTTTCGGAACCAGGACAGCCTCGGGTCGGAAACGTATGGCTCACAGGCCGACGGGCTCGGTGTGGCCGCTGAGACGGTCCGAACGGGGGCGACAGAGCGGCGCTACGACGAGACCGTCGCCGCCGACAGAGCGCTGGGCGTCGACCGGGGCGTGCAGGGGACGCCCGCTATCTTCGTCGACGGCGCTCCCGTGGAGTGGCAAGAAATCGCCTACGACCCCGTCAAAGAGGCTATCGAAGCTGCGAGGGGACAATGA
- a CDS encoding tRNA (cytidine(56)-2'-O)-methyltransferase produces MRDSQSVTVLRLGHRPGRDERITTHVGLTARALGADRVVLAGAASSRADTVVDITDRFGGPFDVETTDEPKRRIRDFAGTVVHLTMYGEPIQDVEGDIRAAHDAEPLLVVVGAEKVPFEVYERADYNVGVTNQPHSEIASLAVFLDRLYGGAELDRDWQDPDQVVVPMETGKKVIDPEDADDGT; encoded by the coding sequence ATGAGAGACAGCCAGAGCGTGACAGTGCTCAGACTGGGCCACCGGCCCGGGAGAGACGAACGGATCACGACGCACGTCGGTCTGACCGCCCGGGCGCTGGGCGCTGACAGGGTCGTCCTCGCCGGTGCGGCCAGCAGTCGGGCCGACACCGTCGTCGACATCACGGACCGCTTTGGCGGCCCGTTCGACGTGGAGACGACCGACGAGCCAAAGCGGCGCATCCGCGATTTCGCGGGGACAGTCGTCCACCTGACGATGTACGGCGAACCGATACAGGACGTGGAGGGCGATATCCGCGCGGCCCACGACGCGGAGCCACTGCTCGTGGTCGTCGGCGCCGAGAAGGTCCCCTTCGAGGTGTACGAGCGGGCCGACTACAACGTCGGCGTGACGAACCAGCCCCACTCCGAAATCGCCTCGCTGGCCGTCTTCCTCGACCGGCTCTACGGGGGCGCGGAACTCGACCGCGACTGGCAGGACCCGGACCAGGTCGTCGTCCCGATGGAGACCGGCAAGAAGGTTATCGACCCGGAGGACGCCGACGATGGGACGTGA
- the tfe gene encoding transcription factor E has product MAFEDLLEDPVIQKYLHELVGPKGMPVAAAPPDGEVTDEELAEELGLELNDVRRALFILYENDLAAYRRLRDEDSGWLTYLWTFEYEEIPEQLEEEMYRLLEGLEERREYERNNEFYLCEHCGIRFEFGEAMEFGFECPECGNQVEAMENTRLVTAMENRIDELRSELNVEAEA; this is encoded by the coding sequence ATGGCTTTTGAGGACCTCTTGGAGGACCCCGTCATACAGAAGTACCTCCACGAGCTGGTCGGACCGAAAGGGATGCCGGTCGCCGCCGCGCCGCCGGACGGCGAGGTGACCGACGAGGAGTTGGCCGAGGAACTGGGCCTCGAACTGAACGACGTTCGCCGCGCGCTCTTTATTCTCTACGAGAACGACCTGGCGGCCTATCGCCGGCTCCGCGACGAGGACTCGGGGTGGCTCACGTACCTGTGGACGTTCGAGTACGAGGAGATCCCCGAACAGCTCGAAGAGGAGATGTACCGGCTGCTGGAGGGGCTCGAAGAGCGCCGCGAGTACGAGCGCAACAACGAGTTCTACCTCTGTGAGCACTGTGGCATCCGATTCGAGTTCGGCGAGGCCATGGAGTTCGGCTTCGAGTGCCCCGAGTGTGGCAACCAGGTCGAGGCGATGGAGAACACCCGCCTCGTGACGGCGATGGAGAACCGGATCGACGAACTGCGCTCGGAACTAAACGTGGAAGCCGAGGCCTGA
- a CDS encoding DUF2110 family protein, with the protein MVVLGSKVYVTGDARDRALDGLRGLVNDRFGDLDVEFEIGHRDDDFPVVTVEGPDAVVARNILREEFGEVVPTHEAGDTYVGTLDSWDDDGFVLDAGPAGDVRIPAANLDLGQGTPHQIRKRFGLVQHLSMRFVAGDEPRLADEEVDRLYDWKRGGDHGNGRVNTNSATRSEVRATVNKSGHAQDIVTVERLGLLEMSIICNPDTDAPGLLADIGRFMPSELLAVVP; encoded by the coding sequence ATGGTCGTCCTTGGTTCCAAAGTGTACGTGACGGGCGACGCCCGTGACCGTGCGCTCGACGGCCTGCGCGGGCTGGTGAACGACCGGTTCGGTGACCTCGACGTGGAGTTCGAGATCGGCCACCGGGATGACGACTTCCCGGTCGTCACGGTGGAGGGCCCCGACGCCGTGGTCGCCCGGAATATCCTGCGCGAGGAGTTCGGCGAGGTCGTGCCGACCCACGAGGCCGGCGACACCTACGTCGGCACGCTAGATAGCTGGGACGACGACGGGTTCGTGCTGGACGCCGGGCCGGCTGGCGACGTGCGGATTCCGGCGGCGAACCTCGACCTCGGACAGGGGACCCCACACCAGATTCGCAAGCGGTTCGGCCTCGTCCAGCACCTCTCGATGCGGTTCGTCGCCGGTGACGAGCCCCGACTGGCCGACGAGGAGGTCGACCGCCTCTACGACTGGAAACGGGGCGGCGACCACGGTAACGGTCGCGTCAACACCAACAGCGCGACACGCTCGGAGGTGCGGGCGACGGTCAACAAGTCCGGTCACGCCCAGGATATCGTCACCGTCGAACGCCTCGGACTGCTGGAGATGAGCATCATCTGCAACCCGGACACCGACGCCCCGGGCCTGCTGGCCGACATCGGCCGGTTCATGCCGTCGGAACTACTCGCCGTCGTTCCCTGA